The nucleotide sequence GCGCACCTCTTCCACATCGTGGTAGCCGGCGGCGGCGAGGTCGTCGAGCACCTGCTGGACGAGCACCTCCGGCACCGAGGCGCCGCTGGTGACACCGACGGTCTCGACGCCCTCGAGCCACGCCTGCTCGACCTCGTCCGCATAGTCGACGCGGTAGGCGGCCTTGGCGCCGTGCTCGAGCGCGACCTCGACGAGCCGCACGCTGTTCGATGAGTTCGCCGAGCCGACCACGATCACGAGGTCGGCGTCCTTCGCTACCTTCTTGATGGCGACCTGGCGGTTCTGGGTGGCGTAGCAGATGTCATCCGACGGCGGATCCTGCAACTGCGGGAAGCGCACCCGCAGCCGCCGCACCGTCTCCATGGTTTCGTCGACCGACAGCGTCGTCTGCGACAGCCACACGACCTTGGACGGGTCGCGCACCTGGATCGTGTCGGCCTCTTCGGGCGAGTTGACGATCGTGACGTGGTCGGGCGCCTCGCCCGCCGTGCCCTCGACCTCTTCGTGCCCCTCGTGGCCGATCAGCAGGATCTCGAAGTCGTCCCGCGCGAAGCGCACCGCCTCGCGGTGCACCTTCGTCACGAGGGGGCACGTCGCGTCGATGGCGCGGAGACCCCGATCGGATGCCGCGTCCACGACCGCGGGCGACACGCCGTGCGCGCTGAACACGACATGAGCACCGGCGGGGACCTCATCGACCTCCTCGACGAAGATGGCCCCCTGCTTCTCGAGCTCCGTCACGACGTGGATGTTGTGCACGATCTGCTTGCGCACGTACACGGGCGCGCCGAAGCGCTCGAGCGCCTTCTCGACGGCGATGACGGCACGGTCCACGCCCGCGCAGTAGCCACGCGGCGATGCCAGGAGCACCCGCTTCTGTCCGACCCCGGCGATATCCTTGAGCGGTTCGCGCCGCCGCGGGATCCGCGGGACGGGCATGCTCACAGGGGCCTGACTCGGTCGGGTCTGTCCCGGGGTGCTGATGCTCACCCCTCGATTCTACGGGCGGGCTCCAGAGCGGGGCCTCCGACGGGGAGCCCGCGCGAGGGCACGAAGGGAATCTCGATTGACTTGTCAAGCGGTGATCGGCGTGGCGGGCGGTGATTCCTGATGGAAGGTCGTGCCGTCTCGCAGGAGCGCCCGGGTCACGTCGATGCGTCGGCGGGCGAGGGCGAGGACGGCCTGCGTGCGGCTTCTCCTCTCGCGGCGGTTCCGGTCGTCGGAGGCGCGGGAAGCGGGATGGGAGCGGGCGGCGACTTCGGCGGCGGGACACCGGGCGGCCCACCCTTTCCAGCCGTCAGAACGGCAACCACATGTCCAGCCATGCGCGGCATCGCCGGAGCGGTCAGAAACCGACGACGCTCCCGAAACCACACATCAGCAGAGTAAGGACCGCATGACGAGTTTCCAGCCTGCCGCCGTCCCCGGCGAGCCACCGCCTCCCGACTCGGTGCCGCCGCGCGACTCGACGGCACAGGCGCCCACGTCCGTGGCTCGTCTGAACGACACGATCCGCGGGTTCGTCCAGACATGGGGATCGGTGTGGGTCGAGGGCGAGATCACCGGGTGGAACCAGCGGGGCGGAAACGTGTTCGGTCGTTTGAGAGACCTGGTGACCGATGCCACGATCTCCTTCCGCATCTGGTCGTCGACGCGCGATCGGCTGCCCGACGACCTCAAGGTGGGCGATCACGTCATCGCGTGCGTCAAGGCCGACTACTTCGTGAAGAACGGCGACTTCAGCTTCGGAGTCTCGGCGATGCGTCACGTGGGACTCGGAGACCAGCTGGAGAAGCTCGAGCGCCTGCGCGTGCAGCTGCGGTCCGAGGGGCTCTTCGATCCGTCCCGCAAGAAGCCGCTCCCCTTCCTGCCCCACCTCATCGGTCTCATCACCGGTGAGAACTCGGATGCCGAGAAGGACGTCCACCGCAACGCCGAGCTGCGCTGGCCGCAGGTGCGCTTCCAGACGAAGTACGCCGCGGTGCAGGGCGACAGGTGCGTCCCCGAGACGATCGCGGCGTTGAAGGCGCTGGATGCCGCACCCGATGTCGACGTCATCATCATCGCTCGAGGTGGCGGCGACCCTCAGACTCTGCTGGGCTTCAGCGATGAGCGCCTGATCCGCGCGGTCGCCGCGACATCCACTCCCGTCGTGAGCGCCATCGGCCACGAGAACGACCATCCGCTCCTCGACGACGTCGCCGACCTGCGGGCATCGACCCCGACCGACGCGGCGAAGCGCGTCGTGCCGGATGTCGCAGAGCAGCGCGCGCTGGTCGGGCAGTTGCGCGCGCGCATGACCCTGCGGCTCACGCAGCGCCTCTCGCACGACATCGCCCAGCTCGAGCAGCTGCGCTCGCGCCCGGTGCTGCGCGCCCCCGAGACGCTGCTCACCACGCGCTCGCACGAGGTCGAGCTGCTCGTCGCCCGCGGGCGCGACCGGATCGACCGGTCGCTTCGCGTGCAGGACCAGCGCACCGCAGAACTCCGCGCAACGCTCCGCGCGCTCTCGCCGGCATCGACGCTCGCTCGCGGCTACGCCATCGCGCATCTCGCCGACGGCGTGATCGTGCGCGACGCGGCCCAGGCTCCGGCATCCACTTCCGTCGTCGTCACCGTGGGGCGCGGATCGTTCGCCGCTCGCTCCGATGGGGAGATCACCGAGGGTCCCGACGGGGGCGCCACCGCCGCGGGCGACGTCGCCCAGCCGAACCGGGTCGGGCGCGGGGCCGGCCCCGCACCCGAATAGACTGTTGGCATGACTGAGACGAGCGGCGCCCTCGCGGACGTCGCGACCCTCTCGTTCGAGCAGGCGCGCGACGAACTCGTGCGCGTCGTCGCCGAACTCGAGCAGGGCGCCCCGACACTCGAGCACTCCCTCGCACTGTGGGAGCGCGGCGAAGCCCTCGCCGCGCGCTGCGAGGAGTGGCTGCTGGGTGCAAAGCGCCGGCTCGAGGCCGCGCGCGCGTCCGTCGATCGCACACAGGGCGAGGCGCTCTGATGGCACGTGAACCCCGGATCGTCGCCGAGCTCGGTCGTCCTGAGACTCCTGACGAGACCGCCGACCGCAAGGCGGAGTCGTCGCGGATCTATCGCTCGAGCCAGAACGTCCGCAATCTCATCGCGGCGTTGCTCGCGACGCTGGCGGTCGTCGTCGTGATCATCGCCGCCGTGCCTCGCGGCACGCCGCCACCGCGCGAGGCGATCGACGTGGCTTCCGTCGCCGAGGGCGTCGCTACCTCCGAGGGACGGACGGTCATCACCCCGGAGATGTCCGACGCGTGGATCGTCAACCGCGCGGGCGTCGAGGGCGACGGAGGCGTGCGCGCGTTCACCGTCGTCTACGCGCCCGCCGACGAGAACGCCCGCGGATTCCTCCGCGTCGCGCAGGGGTTCGACGCGGACGAGGCATGGGAGGCCCGTGTCCTGTCGGGCTCCGCCCCCCAGGACACCGTCACGATCGACGGCATCACGTGGGAGCGCTACGAGCTCGACCCCGACCGCACCGGGAACATCTCGGTCGCGCTCGCCACCGATGCCGGCGCCGACACGGTGCTCATCTACGGGGCCGCCGGCGCGGACGCCCTCGAGGACACGGCCCGCTCCGTCACGGACCAGATCACCGCACTACGCGAGGAGGCCGAGTGACCGACCAGCCCACGCCCGCAAAGGCCTGGCGGGAGATGCAGCGCGGCAACGCGCGCTTCGTCGCCGGCGAACCCCGCCACCCCCGGCAGGACGTCGACACCCGGCATGAGCTCGCGGGAGGGCAGCGACCCCGCGCGGCCCTGTTCGGCTGCGCGGACTCGCGCCTGGCGGCGGAGATCATCTTCGACAAAGGCCTCGGCGACCTGTTCGTCGTGCGCAACGCCGGGCAGGTCGTCTCCGAGTCGGTCGTCGGCAGCCTCGAGTACGCCGTCGCGGTGCTCGAAGTGCCGCTCATCGTCGTGCTGGGCCACGACGCGTGCGGCGCCGTCCGTGCGGCGATCGACAGCACCAGCCCCGACGCCGATCCGCTGCCCCCGCACATCTGGCGCCTGATCTCGCCCATCGTTCCCGCAGTGCGCCGCGTTCAGCGGGCCTCGGCCGTGGACGGCGTCTACCCCGTCGAGATCGACGCCGAAGAGGTCGGCCGCGAGCACCTTCGCGACACGGTCGGCGAGCTGCTGCACTCTTCCGAGCTCATCAGCTCCGCCGTCGCGGAAGGGCGCCTCGCGATCGTCGGCGCCAACTACCGTCTCGGCGAAGGCACTGCGATTCCCGACGTCGTGGTCGGGATCACCGACGCCGCCTGAACACCTCCTTTCCCCGACACCCCTGTACCGACACGTGAGGAACAACGACGTGACCGACATCGAGTACCGCATCGAGCACGACACCATGGGCGAGGTGCGCGTGCCCAAGAACGCGCTGTACGCCGCGCAGACGCAGCGCGCCGTGGAGAACTTCCCCATCTCGGGCGACCGGCTGGAGCCCGCCCAGGTCGTCGCGCTCGCACGCATCAAGAAGGCCGCGGCCCTCGCGAACAAGGAGCTCGGCACGCTCGACGGAGCCATCGCCGACGCCATCGCGGGTGCGGCCGATCGCATCATCGCCGGCGAGTTCGCCGACCAGTTCCCGATCGACGTCTACCAG is from Microbacterium sp. LWH3-1.2 and encodes:
- a CDS encoding carbonic anhydrase — protein: MQRGNARFVAGEPRHPRQDVDTRHELAGGQRPRAALFGCADSRLAAEIIFDKGLGDLFVVRNAGQVVSESVVGSLEYAVAVLEVPLIVVLGHDACGAVRAAIDSTSPDADPLPPHIWRLISPIVPAVRRVQRASAVDGVYPVEIDAEEVGREHLRDTVGELLHSSELISSAVAEGRLAIVGANYRLGEGTAIPDVVVGITDAA
- a CDS encoding exodeoxyribonuclease VII small subunit, with amino-acid sequence MTETSGALADVATLSFEQARDELVRVVAELEQGAPTLEHSLALWERGEALAARCEEWLLGAKRRLEAARASVDRTQGEAL
- a CDS encoding DUF4245 family protein; protein product: MAREPRIVAELGRPETPDETADRKAESSRIYRSSQNVRNLIAALLATLAVVVVIIAAVPRGTPPPREAIDVASVAEGVATSEGRTVITPEMSDAWIVNRAGVEGDGGVRAFTVVYAPADENARGFLRVAQGFDADEAWEARVLSGSAPQDTVTIDGITWERYELDPDRTGNISVALATDAGADTVLIYGAAGADALEDTARSVTDQITALREEAE
- the xseA gene encoding exodeoxyribonuclease VII large subunit; this encodes MTSFQPAAVPGEPPPPDSVPPRDSTAQAPTSVARLNDTIRGFVQTWGSVWVEGEITGWNQRGGNVFGRLRDLVTDATISFRIWSSTRDRLPDDLKVGDHVIACVKADYFVKNGDFSFGVSAMRHVGLGDQLEKLERLRVQLRSEGLFDPSRKKPLPFLPHLIGLITGENSDAEKDVHRNAELRWPQVRFQTKYAAVQGDRCVPETIAALKALDAAPDVDVIIIARGGGDPQTLLGFSDERLIRAVAATSTPVVSAIGHENDHPLLDDVADLRASTPTDAAKRVVPDVAEQRALVGQLRARMTLRLTQRLSHDIAQLEQLRSRPVLRAPETLLTTRSHEVELLVARGRDRIDRSLRVQDQRTAELRATLRALSPASTLARGYAIAHLADGVIVRDAAQAPASTSVVVTVGRGSFAARSDGEITEGPDGGATAAGDVAQPNRVGRGAGPAPE
- a CDS encoding 4-hydroxy-3-methylbut-2-enyl diphosphate reductase, which encodes MPVPRIPRRREPLKDIAGVGQKRVLLASPRGYCAGVDRAVIAVEKALERFGAPVYVRKQIVHNIHVVTELEKQGAIFVEEVDEVPAGAHVVFSAHGVSPAVVDAASDRGLRAIDATCPLVTKVHREAVRFARDDFEILLIGHEGHEEVEGTAGEAPDHVTIVNSPEEADTIQVRDPSKVVWLSQTTLSVDETMETVRRLRVRFPQLQDPPSDDICYATQNRQVAIKKVAKDADLVIVVGSANSSNSVRLVEVALEHGAKAAYRVDYADEVEQAWLEGVETVGVTSGASVPEVLVQQVLDDLAAAGYHDVEEVRTAEEDLMFSLPKELRQDAGGKRDDRALGGRSRS